The proteins below come from a single Drosophila miranda strain MSH22 chromosome Y unlocalized genomic scaffold, D.miranda_PacBio2.1 Contig_Y1_pilon, whole genome shotgun sequence genomic window:
- the LOC117189975 gene encoding UBX domain-containing protein 6-like — protein sequence MSKIKKFFSKKKEEVAAFKVKLMGSSMGEGRKLNTPKQEAPSSSNSRGRKYEAYVPPKRNELSNEARAAANAALSRIDKKTSREFNTSLSAVKAQAKRELEAERRQKEEASANVEVSASTASTLSGGDNKNMACEGVFFRCPMVSDEVLPKKDWKVKIREFLYQQLEEGDRGLTACLIIHNCNVKEKADDCIATLVRYLENLITNPTDEKFLKIRMSNKIFSEKVRYVEGALDVLYAAGFSEVQIDDEPFLLWTGEQTEQDLDLPTLVDGLKNSECIPLELDRNLKVLLPSQARRVVLPNDFYRLSPEEIKKEQQLRSEAIKQAQMLRTKAMQEREEQRTLRMYRYALVRVKFPNGLVIQGTFNVYEKISDIFEFVQSCLADESLEFNLVASSEGKLGEEDMDKTLFDCKLIPNSLLLFCPETSSSDGNAGDVNYLKEELFMLVQSM from the exons TCAAGAAGTTCTTTTCGAAGAAAAAGGAGGAGGTGGCGGCGTTTAAA GTTAAACTAATGGGCAGCTCGATGGGCGAAGGCCGCAAATTGAACACCCCCAAGCAGGAGGCACCTTCGAGTAGCAACTCTCGGGGTCGTAAGTACGAGGCTTATGTCCCTCCCAAGCGCAACGAGCTGAGCAATGAGGCCCGTGCCGCAGCGAATGCCGCACTCTCGCGCATCGACAAGAAGACCTCACGGGAGTTCAACACCTCACTGTCGGCAGTCAAGGCTCAGGCCAAGCGAGAACTCGAGGCAGAGCGTCGGCAGAAGGAAGAAGCGTCTGCCAATGTAGAGGTGTCTGCATCCACAGCCAGCACCTTATCCGGCGGGGACAACAAGAACATGGCGTGTGAAGGTGTCTTCTTCCGCTGCCCTATGGTCAGCGATGAGGTTCTACCGAAGAAGGATTGGAAGGTGAAGATCAGGGAGTTCCTATACCAGCAGTTGGAGGAAGGAGATCGCGGTCTAACAGCTTGCCTGATCATCCACAACTGCAATGTGAAGGAGAAGGCTGACGACTGCATAGCAACTCTGGTTCGGTATCTGGAGAACCTCATCACGAACCCGACCGATGAAAAGTTCTTGAAAATACGCATGTCGAACAAGATCTTCAGCGAGAAAGTGCGTTACGTGGAGGGTGCATTGGACGTTTTGTATGCTGCTGGTTTTAGTGAGGTCCAAATTGACGATGAGCCATTCCTCCTCTGGACCGGGGAACAGACTGAACAAGATCTGGACTTGCCCACCCTGGTTGATGGTCTGAAAAACTCAGAATGCATTCCCCTGGAGCTGGACCGCAACTTGAAAGTGCTGTTGCCATCACAGGCACGACGCGTTGTTCTACCCAATGATTTCTATCGCCTCTCCCCAGAGGAGATCAAGAAGGAGCAGCAACTGCGCTCCGAAGCTATCAAACAGGCCCAGATGCTGAGGACGAAGGCCATGCAGGAACGCGAGGAGCAGCGCACTTTGCGCATGTACCGCTACGCACTGGTTAGGGTAAAATTTCCCAATGGCCTCGTCATACAA GGCACTTTTAATGTGTACGAGAAAATTTCGGATATATTTGAATTCGTGCAATCTTGCCTGGCGGATGAGTCACTTGAATTTAATCTGGTGGCCAGCAGCGAGGGCAAGCTCGGTGAAGAAGACATGGATAAGACCTTATTCGACTGCAA ACTCATTCCTAATTCTCTGCTGTTGTTCTGCCCCGAAACGTCCTCATCCGATGGGAATGCCGGGGACGTCAACTACCTGAAGGAGGAGCTCTTCATGCTGGTTCAGTCCATGTAG